One Triplophysa dalaica isolate WHDGS20190420 chromosome 11, ASM1584641v1, whole genome shotgun sequence genomic window carries:
- the LOC130432269 gene encoding L-threonine ammonia-lyase, protein MNFAAQFYYANFVNDGTSPQETRRTFNDSEEYDPFWQRWDNPESPLCRASQIPSTSQNPLGSETVVEFKTVVSDRDHVAFPRFSPSHPESLRLAPKTLETFKSDVIDHPYTSSSSSSSSECTKSPRVSTAPAPLKTPPHHQSGALKTEETPSVSSSPVDTTENSSSVDSSLPSRPENNPLLLLLQTSVYILLKLFLSFLLLFLPRSEQRRGSTRPDCSFHSGPCLKDAHISNGQTGRRSTLICPERLKDFGAEEYLNGDVKVFETSVTEPPEILLMSTPKPTAKRGAEIKTTSKPASEHLRFEDISAAVLKLQKSGIQKTPCSYSRLSKQYGMEIYLKKEHLHYTGSVKERGVLCLLSSLQQEQQRKGVIAATDCNFSMAVAHHAVEMRIPVFVIMPAHSSPSRLRMYRDYGAMVISYGSTPQDSVNHARHLARENGYLCLEEDDSAVYLAGLGTVGLEIYEQVSKLDAVIIPAGGHCGLLAATAAAIKHLNPRISVIGAEPEEFPLLLQSLKTDSPIKDLYCNPNKKLYRDLVENSLGTHTFQLAKKMVDKVISVREADALVAMLRLQEYEHSTVDTEGAMGLAAILGGQLPELKGKRVAIIVSSSNMDLDLVLQCVERALVLDERVSHFTVQLGDLPGDMAKLLDLLAREDVRLLDVCHKRYSDKSDLFKAQVECVVETCDKTQNCKLRRTLSDRYPTLRWL, encoded by the exons ATGAATTTTGCAGCTCAGTTTTACTACGCTAACTTCGTGAATGATGGCACGTCGCCTCAGGAGACGCGGAGAACTTTCAATGACAGCGAGGAATACGATCCCTTCTGGCAGAGGTGGGATAACCCCGAATCTCCACTGTGTAGAGCGTCTCAGATACCTTCTACTTCCCAGAATCCTCTGGGGTCTGAGACAGTTGTGGAATTTAAAACTGTAGTTTCAGATAGAGATCATGTAGCGTTTCCTCGGTTTTCCCCGTCCCATCCCGAGTCCCTCAGGCTTGCACCTAAAACCCTTGAGACATTCAAATCTGATGTGATCGACCATCCGTACacatcttcatcatcttcatcttcatcagaaTGCACAAAGAGCCCTCGAGTGTCTACAGCTCCAGCACCTCTAAAGACGCCTCCTCATCATCAAAGTGGAGCTTTAAAGACGGAGGAGACTCCTTCAGTGTCCAGTTCTCCTGTAGATACCACAGAAAACTCCTCATCTGTAGATTCTTCTCTTCCATCACGTCCAGAAAACAACCCGCTCCTGCTTCTCCTCCAGACTTCAGTCTACATCCTCCTCAAACTCTTCCTCtccttcctcctcctctttctGCCACG TTCAGAACAGCGCCGAGGTTCCACCAGACCTGACTGCTCCTTTCACAGCGGCCCATGTCTGAAAGATGCACACATCAGCAACGGCCAGACGGGCCGACGCTCAACCCTCATCTGCCCAGAACGCCTCAAAGATTTTGGAGCTGAGGAATATCTCAACGGCGATGTGAAGGTCTTTGAGACTAGTGTTACAGAACCACCAGAGATCCTGTTAATGTCCACACCAAAACCCACTGCCAAGAGAGGCGCTGAGATCAAGACCACATCTAAACCTGCGAGCGAGCATCTCCGCTTTGAAGACATCAGTGCGGCTGTATTAAAACTCCAGAAGTCTGGGATTCAGAAAACTCCCTGTTCT TATTCCAGACTATCCAAACAGTACGGGATGGAAATTTACCTGAAGAAAGAACATCTTCATTACACGGGTTCTGTGAAGGAGAGAGGAGTCCTGTGCCTGCTGTCTTCACTACAACAG GAACAGCAGAGGAAAGGTGTGATCGCGGCCACAGACTGTAATTTCTCAATGGCAGTAGCTCATCATGCTGTGGAGATGAGAATCCCGGTGTTTGTCATCATGCCGGCACACAGCTCACCATCACGCCTTCGTATGTACAGAGACTACGGCGCCATGGTCATCTCGTACGGCAGCACTCCTCAAGATTCTGTGAATCACGCTCGCCACCTCGCCAGAGAGAACGGATACCTGTGTCTGGAGGA GGACGACAGCGCCGTGTATCTGGCAGGTCTGGGAACAGTTGGTTTGGAGATCTATGAGCAGGTGTCCAAACTGGACGCTGTCATCATTCCTGCGGGCGGTCACTGCGGTCTTCTGGCTGCAACTGCTGCGGCCATCAAACACCTGAACCCTCGCATCTCTGTCATA GGTGCTGAACCGGAGGAGTTTCCTCTTCTGCTGCAGTCACTCAAAACAGACTCGCCCATCAAAGATCTCTACTGTAACCCCAATAAAAAACTTTACAGAG ATCTGGTGGAAAACTCTTTGGGGACGCACACCTTCCAACTGGCCAAGAAAATGGTGGATAAAGTGATTTCTGTGAG GGAGGCAGACGCTCTGGTGGCGATGTTGAGACTTCAGGAGTATGAACACTCAACAGTGGACACAGAGGGTGCTATGGGTTTAGCGGCTATCTTAGGTGGTCAGCTGCCTGAACTTAAAGGCAAAAG GGTGGCTATCATAGTGAGCAGTTCTAACATGGATCTGGACCTGGTTCTGCAGTGTGTGGAACGTGCTCTGGTTCTAGACGAGAGAGTCAGTCACTTCACCGTCCAGCTGGGCGATTTGCCCGGAGACATGGCCAAACTACTGGACCTACTGGCTCGAGAGGACGTCCG GCTGTTGGATGTTTGTCACAAGCGTTACAGCGATAAATCTGATCTCTTCAAAGCTCAG